A segment of the uncultured Desulfobulbus sp. genome:
TTTTGCACCAAAAGCCTGTTCCCCCGGCTACGACGTAAACACAGAAGAAACAAAAAAGGAGAAAGCAATGGCAAAAGCTAAGGTAGAAGAACTGTTGATCGCTGGAGGATCCGACGAAAAGCTGCGCAACAAGTACGACGTCCTCAAAACCAAGGAAGAATTCATTGCCATGGCCAAGGAAGACGGCTTTGAGTTCACCGTTGAAGAACTCGATGCCGTACTTCGTGAGTCGGGCGACGCTTTTGAGAGCTTCGGCAACCCCCCAAAACGGATGATCTGGTGGCAGTGAGCCTCACCTTGCCGAGAAAATCCACCCCAGACAACCATCCCCTGGTTGCAGCCGCAACTGGGGAGCATTTCGCCTAAAACACCGGGTGCGCGACCAAAAAACTTGTCGACTTCGTCACGACACCGCAGGACTGAACCAGCCAGCCTATCTGCGAACGACATCCCTTGGGTAAGGCATCCCCGATCCCAAGGGATTTTTTATCATTCCCCCTTCAAGTGTTTGCCAATACCTTGGCGGCAAGCTTTCGAACCCGCCCCTTGACCTCCCCCATATCCAGGGTCTGCAGCATGCCATCGCGCACGACCAGGCGTCCGTCGACAATCACGTTTCGCACCCCTGCGCCACACCCGCTGTACACGAGTAAATTCTGGCTGTGAAACGGCTGCAGGTGCGGTTGCGCAAGGTCCACAAGGATGATATCGGCCGGCGCCCCAACCACGAGCCGCCCAAGATCTGTGGGAAGGCCAAGCGCATCCGCGCCCCCATGGGTCGCCATGGCAAGGACCTCA
Coding sequences within it:
- a CDS encoding Nif11-like leader peptide family natural product precursor — its product is MAKAKVEELLIAGGSDEKLRNKYDVLKTKEEFIAMAKEDGFEFTVEELDAVLRESGDAFESFGNPPKRMIWWQ